In one window of Anser cygnoides isolate HZ-2024a breed goose chromosome 3, Taihu_goose_T2T_genome, whole genome shotgun sequence DNA:
- the CCR6 gene encoding C-C chemokine receptor type 6, whose protein sequence is MNITESSVTDYLYDSDYASLVAQPCFKWEVRIFTKAFLPVAYSLICIIGLLGNIFVVMTFALYERTKSMTDVYLFNMAIADILFVLTLPLWAVNYAADKWIFGNFICKMARGIYAINFSCGMLLLAFISVDRYIAIVQATKSFKLRARTLAYSKLICLAVWVSSILISSSSFLYSESYSFSINETKEICDHRFDKMAESTMLKSLLLCLQVGFGFFLPFIFMFFCYTFIIKSLQQAQNSKRNKAIRVIVLIVAVFLVCQVPYNIVLLVAAVNMGKMDKSCDSEKAMAYAKYTTEAIAFLHCCLNPVLYAFIGVKFRSYFVKIMKDLWCMRHKKYNKRGSRTNSDIYHSRQTSEILTDNASSFTI, encoded by the coding sequence ACAGAGTCTAGTGTCACAGATTATCTGTATGATTCAGACTATGCTTCTCTAGTTGCACAACCCTGCTTTAAGTGGGAAGTGAGGATCTTCACAAAAGCATTTCTGCCAGTTGCATACTCGTTGATTTGTATCATCGGCCTACTTGGTAACATCTTTGTAGTGATGACCTTTGCTTTATATGAAAGAACAAAGTCCATGACGGATGTTTACCTCTTCAACATGGCCATCGCGGACATACTGTTTGTTCTCACCCTCCCACTGTGGGCAGTGAACTATGCTGCTGACAAATGGATTTTCGgtaatttcatttgcaaaatggCCAGAGGTATCTATGCAATCAACTTCAGCTGTGGCATGCTGCTTTTGGCCTTTATCAGTGTGGACCGGTACATTGCAATCGTACAGGCAACAAAGTCATTTAAGCTAAGGGCAAGAACACTTGCATACAGTAAACTGATTTGTTTGGCTGTGTGGGTATCatcaattttaatttccagttcCTCTTTTCTATACAGTGAAAGTTACAGCTTCTCCATCAACGAAACCAAAGAGATTTGTGACCACAGATTTGACAAAATGGCTGAAAGCACTATGCTGAAATCACTGCTGTTGTGTCTACAAGttggatttggattttttttacctttcatatttatgtttttttgctATACATTCATAATCAAATCCTTACAACAAGCTCAGAATTccaagagaaacaaagcaattcGTGTGATTGTATTAATTGTAGCTGTTTTCCTAGTTTGCCAGGTACCCTATAACATTGTTCTTCTTGTGGCAGCTGTAAATATGGGTAAGATGGACAAATCTTGTGACTCTGAAAAGGCAATGGCCTATGCAAAATACACCACTGAAGCCATAGCATTTTTACACTGTTGCCTGAACCCTGTGCTCTATGCATTTATCGGAGTGAAGTTTAGAAGTTACTTTGTGAAGATAATGAAGGACCTATGGTGCATGAGACACAAGAAATACAATAAACGTGGTTCAAGGACAAATTCTGATATTTATCATTCAAGACAGACTAGTGAAATTCTGACTGACAATGCATCTTCTTTTACTATATAA